A portion of the Bubalus kerabau isolate K-KA32 ecotype Philippines breed swamp buffalo chromosome 1, PCC_UOA_SB_1v2, whole genome shotgun sequence genome contains these proteins:
- the LOC129641880 gene encoding olfactory receptor 6M1-like, producing AKNDERESGRTVGVKNESTVQEFVLEAFPAAQHLGGLLFLVHLLAYQASIVGNVVIILITWADHRLQTPMYVLLSTFSFCECCFITTVIPKLLSIFLSGRQTIPFPACLTQAFFFLFLGAVIFFLMAVMSLDRYLAICKPLHYASIMNMRVSFLLISLCYSLSFIFFTGLMLKVSQLSFCGPNIISHFFCDLGSLIHLSCSGTRSVEMYFFFVTSFVILLSLIVTIAAYSNIVVTILRLPSAKERQKAFSTCSSHLIVLSLMYGSCVFIYVKPKQVNRLDSNKEAALVNTVVTPVLNPVIYTLRNKQVHQALRDTLFGMRLKK from the coding sequence GCAAAGAATGATGAGAGAGAATCAGGGAGAACTGTGGGGGTGAAAAATGAGTCCACCGTCCAGGAGTTTGTTCTGGAGGCGTTTCCTGCTGCCCAGCACTTGGGGGGCCTCCTCTTCCTGGTGCACCTGCTCGCATACCAGGCCTCTATCGTGGGAAATGTGGTCATAATCCTCATCACCTGGGCTGACCATCGCCTCCAGACGCCAATGTATGTTTTGCTGAGCACTTTCTCCTTCTGCGAATGCTGTTTCATCACCACAGTCATTCCTAAACTGCTGTCCATCTTCCTTTCAGGAAGGCAAACAATTCCCTTTCCTGCTTGCCTCACACAAgccttcttctttttatttcttggtgCAGTGATTTTCTTTCTCATGGCAGTGATGTCGTTGGATCGATACctggccatctgcaagcctctGCACTATGCATCCATCATGAACATGAGGGTTAGTTTCCTCCTGATTTCCTTGTGCTATTCTTTGTCCTTCATCTTCTTCACTGGTCTGATGCTCAAAGTTTCCCAGTTATCATTCTGTGGCCCCAATATCATCTCTCATTTCTTCTGTGACCTTGGCTCTTTAATTCATCTCTCTTGCTCTGGCACCAGATCTGttgaaatgtatttcttctttgttacTTCGTTTGTCATTCTGCTATCCCTCATTGTAACCATCGCTGCCTACAGCAACATAGTCGTCACAATCCTGCGACTCCCATCAGCCAAGGAGCGACAGAAAGCtttctccacctgctcctctcACCTCATTGTCCTCTCTCTGATGTACGGCAgctgtgtgtttatatatgtgaaACCGAAGCAGGTGAACAGGCTGGACTCCAACAAGGAGGCTGCCCTTGTGAACACGGTGGTGACCCCAGTGCTGAACCCTGTCATCTACACCCTGAGGAACAAGCAGGTCCACCAGGCTCTGAGGGACACGCTGTTTGGGATGAGGTTGAAGAAATAG
- the LOC129641879 gene encoding olfactory receptor 6C74-like, with the protein MMTVRDTERTVGVKNESTVQEFVLEAFPAAQHLGGLLFLVHLLAYLASIVGNVVIIFITWADHRLQTPMYVLLSTFSFCECCFITTVIPKLLSIFLSGRQTIPFPACLTQAFFFLFLGAVIFFLMAVMSLDRYLAICKPLHYASIMNLRVNFLLIFLCYSLSFIFFTGLMLRVFQLSFCGPNIISHFFCDLDSLIHLSCSDTRSVEIHFYFLTSLVILLPLIITTIAYSNIVVTILRLPSAKERQKAFSTCSSHLIVLSLMYGSCVFIYLKPKQVNRLDSKKEAALVNTVVTPVLNPVIYTLRNKQVHQALRDMLSRVRLQK; encoded by the coding sequence ATGATGACagtcagagacacagagagaactgTGGGGGTGAAAAATGAGTCCACCGTCCAGGAGTTCGTTCTGGAGGCGTTTCCTGCTGCCCAGCACTTGGGGGGCCTCCTCTTCCTGGTGCACCTGCTCGCATACCTGGCCTCTATCGTGGGAAACGTGGTCATAATCTTCATCACCTGGGCTGACCATCGCCTCCAGACGCCAATGTATGTTTTGCTGAGCACTTTCTCCTTCTGCGAATGCTGTTTCATCACCACAGTCATTCCTAAACTGCTGTCCATCTTCCTTTCAGGAAGGCAAACAATTCCCTTTCCTGCTTGCCTCACACAAgccttcttctttttatttcttggtgCAGTGATTTTCTTTCTCATGGCAGTGATGTCGTTGGATCGATACctggccatctgcaagcctctGCACTATGCATCCATCATGAACCTGAGGGTTAATTTCCTCCTGATTTTCTTGTGCTATTCCTTGTCCTTCATCTTCTTCACTGGTCTGATGCTCAGAGTTTTCCAGTTATCATTCTGTGGCCCCAATATCATCTCTCATTTCTTCTGTGACCTTGACTCCTTAATTCATCTCTCCTGCTCTGACACCAGATCTGTTGAGATACATTTCTACTTCCTTACTTCACTTGTCATTCTACTACCGCTCATCATAACCACCATTGCCTACAGCAACATAGTGGTCACAATCCTGCGACTCCCATCAGCCAAGGAGCGACAGAAAGCTTTCTCCACCTGCTCTTCACACCTCATTGTCCTCTCTCTGATGTATGGCAGCTGTGTGTTTATTTACCTGAAACCAAAGCAGGTGAACAGGCTGGACTCCAAGAAGGAGGCTGCCCTTGTGAACACAGTGGTGACCCCAGTGCTGAACCCTGTCATCTACACCCTGAGGAACAAGCAGGTCCACCAGGCTCTGAGGGACATGCTGTCTAGGGTGAGGTTGCAGAAGTAG